In the Streptomyces coeruleoprunus genome, CCGCAGGCGAAGACGTCGGGGTGGCCGGGGACGGCGAGTTCGGGCGTGACGACGAGGCGGCCGCGCTCGACGGGCAGGCCGAGTGCGGCGACGAGCGGGTCGGGGCGCACGCCGACGCACCAGATCAGTGAGCGGGTACGCACGAACTCGCCGTCGTCGAGCTGGACGCCGTCGGCGGTGGACTCCTTGACGGAGGTGCCCGTGCGGACCTCCACGCCGCGGTCCCGCAGGACGCGGTCGGCGGTGGCGGAGAGCCGTTCGTCGAGGCCCGGCAGAACGCGCGGCGCCACGTCGAGGAGCAGCCAGCGGGGCGTGAGGTCGGCGGGCCAGGCGTGCTGCTCGCGGACCAGGGCGTCGGTGAACATCTTGCCGTGGGCGGCGACCTCGGTCCCCGTGTAGCCGGCGCCGACCACCACGAAAGTGCAGCGGGCGAGGCAGGCGGCGGGGTCTCCCCCGGCGGCGGCCAGCTCGATCTGGCGGGTGATGTGGTCGCGCAGGTACAGGGCTTCGGGCAGGCCGCGGAAGCCGGTGGCGTGCTCGGCGACGCCGGGGATGGGCAGCAGCTTGCTGACGCTGCCGACGGCGAGGACGAGCCGGTCGTAGGTGAGGGTGCCTTCGCCACCCTCGGGGTCGAGGTAGTGGACGGCGCGCCCGTCGAGGTCGACGCGGTCGGCCTGGCCGAGGACCAGCCGTACGTGGCGGAGCGTGCCGGGCAGGGAGACGGTCACCCGGCGCGGTTCGAGGACGCCGGCGGCGACCTGTGGGAGGAGCGGCAGGTACAGGAAGTAGTCGGTGGGGTTCAGCAGCACGGTCTCGGCGCGGCCGCGCAGGGTGCGGGAGAGCGTGCGGGCGGCCTGGTAGCCGGCGAATCCGGCTCCGACGACGAGGACGCGCGGCCGTCGCCGCGACGGGGTGGTCACAGGACCTCCAACTGGGTCGGTGCTCGTGCGGGTCGGTGTCGAGGGGTACGGGCGGGCCGGGCCTGCCGTACGGGCGCGGCGGCACACGGATGCGCCGCGCCCCGGGGCCTCAAGCCCGGTGGTGCGGCGCCTCGGGGTCGATCGGCGGGACCGGCGGCTCGGGCGGGGTGGGCGGCTCCGGCTCGGCGGCCGGTGCGGTGCCGGACGGCGGCGCCGGCCGGGCGCGCGGGGCGGTCGGGGTGAACGGGGTGACCGGGGCCGGCGGCACACCGGTCGCGCCGGCCGGGGCCTCACCGGTCCCGGCGGTGCCCCGCGCCGGGCGGTCCGCGCGGGCGGCGGCACGGCGGCGGAGCACGGCCAGCCCCGCGGCCAGCAGGGCACCGCCGAGTCCCGCGGCCATGGCCCGGAGCGGCTTCCGGTACCGCGGTGTCTTGGTCTCCATGCGGCGCCGGGTACCCGGCCGCCCGGCCCGGTAACACGCGAAACCCGCGAACCCGCTGTCCACATAAAGAGATTGCCGTCTCACCATCCAACACATCGGCGTACTGTTGCGGCACCGGACGACCTCACGAGAGACGGAGTACGGCCATGACGGATGCCGTGTACACCCATGGGCACCACGAGTCGGTCCTGCGCTCGCACCGCTGGCGCACGGCGGCCAACTCGGCCGCGTACCTGCTGGGCGAGCTGCGCCCCGGCCTCGACGTCCTGGACGTGGGCTGCGGGCCCGGCACGATCACGGCGGACCTGGCCGCGCTGGTCGCGCCGGGCCGCGTGACGGCCGTGGACGCGGCGGCGGGCATCCTGACGGACGCGCGCGCCGTCGCCGTGGAACGGGGCCTGGAGAACGTGGAGTTCGCGGTGGCCGACGTCCACGCCCTGGACTTCCCGGACGGCTCGTTCGACGTGGTCCACGCCCACCAGGTGCTCCAGCACGTGGGCGACCCGGTGCGGGCCCTGCGGGAGATGCGGCGGGTGTGCCGGCCCGGCGGGGTCGTCGCCGTACGGGACAGCGACTACGCGGCGTTCAGCTGGTTCCCGCACGTACCGGCGCTGGACGAGTGGCAGGCGCTGTACCAGCG is a window encoding:
- a CDS encoding NAD(P)/FAD-dependent oxidoreductase; translation: MTTPSRRRPRVLVVGAGFAGYQAARTLSRTLRGRAETVLLNPTDYFLYLPLLPQVAAGVLEPRRVTVSLPGTLRHVRLVLGQADRVDLDGRAVHYLDPEGGEGTLTYDRLVLAVGSVSKLLPIPGVAEHATGFRGLPEALYLRDHITRQIELAAAGGDPAACLARCTFVVVGAGYTGTEVAAHGKMFTDALVREQHAWPADLTPRWLLLDVAPRVLPGLDERLSATADRVLRDRGVEVRTGTSVKESTADGVQLDDGEFVRTRSLIWCVGVRPDPLVAALGLPVERGRLVVTPELAVPGHPDVFACGDAAAVPDLARPGEVTPMTAQHAHRQGRVAARNVAASLGHGQAVPYRHGDLGFAVDLGGVKAAANPLGVPLSGPVAGAVTRGYHLAAMPGNRIRVAADWLLDAALPRQAVQLGLVRSWQVPLDTDTPELVHAPGGRPKE
- a CDS encoding methyltransferase domain-containing protein encodes the protein MTDAVYTHGHHESVLRSHRWRTAANSAAYLLGELRPGLDVLDVGCGPGTITADLAALVAPGRVTAVDAAAGILTDARAVAVERGLENVEFAVADVHALDFPDGSFDVVHAHQVLQHVGDPVRALREMRRVCRPGGVVAVRDSDYAAFSWFPHVPALDEWQALYQRVARANGGEPDAGRRLLSWARRAGFTDITPSAGVWCYATPEERAWWSGLWADRTTASSYARLAVEGGHTTPERLAAIAEGWREWGADGDGWFLVPHGEVLCRA